One Gadus chalcogrammus isolate NIFS_2021 chromosome 22, NIFS_Gcha_1.0, whole genome shotgun sequence genomic window carries:
- the gdf6b gene encoding growth/differentiation factor 6-B — MLSIYKTFSTAEKLGLNASFFRSSKAANTIASFVDNGQDQLPLAPLKRQRYEFDVSTLSDRAEVLGAELRIYTKVSGTLRTLDTAGPVELQLRSCSDQQLLDSRTLDLQDPQDRPKWEVLDVWEVFRERGRHAPQFCLELAAVLDNPERELDLRLLGYHRQGRPQQKKAILVVFTRSRRRQTLFSERREGMALVGHKRRGGGRGRERAGRAKANRKRRTTVVNRHGKRHGRKSKTRCGKRPLHVNFRQLGWDDWIIAPLDYEAHHCEGVCEFPLRAHLEPTNHAIIQTLMNSMGPGDMPPSCCAPTQLSPISILYIDSGNNVVYKQYEDMVVESCGCR, encoded by the exons ATGCTCTCCATCTATAAGACCTTCTCCACGGCCGAGAAGCTGGGGCTCAACGCGAGTTTCTTTCGATCGTCAAAAGCAGCCAACACAATCGCCAGCTTTGTCGACAACGGGCAAG ACCAGCTCCCCCTCGCCCCGCTGAAGCGGCAGCGGTACGAGTTCGACGTGTCCACGCTGTCGGACCGCGCCGAGGTGTTGGGGGCGGAGCTCCGCATCTACACCAAGGTCTCGGGGACCCTCCGGACGCTGGACACGGCCGGGCCCGTGGAGCTCCAGCTGAGGTCCTGCTCCGACCAGCAGCTCCTGGACTCCCGGACCCTGGACCTGCAGGACCCCCAGGACCGGCCCAAGTGGGAGGTGCTGGACGTGTGGGAGGTGTTCCGGGAGCGCGGCCGCCACGCGCCGCAGTTCTGCCTGGAGCTGGCGGCCGTGCTGGACAACCCCGAGCGAGAGCTGGACCTGCGACTGCTGGGCTACCACCGGCAGGGCCGGCCGCAGCAGAAGAAGGCCATCCTGGTGGTCTTCACCCGCTCCCGCCGCCGGCAGACCCTGTTCAGCGAGCGGCGGGAGGGGATGGCCCTGGTGGGGCACaagaggaggggcgggg ggagggggcgggagagGGCGGGAAGGGCGAAAGCCAACAGGAAGCGACGGACCACGGTGGTG AACCGCCACGGCAAGCGGCACGGCAGGAAGTCGAAGACGCGCTGCGGCAAGCGGCCGCTGCACGTCAACTTCCGGCAGCTGGGCTGGGACGACTGGATCATCGCGCCGCTGGACTACGAGGCGCACCACTGCGAGGGCGTGTGCGAGTTCCCGCTCCGCGCCCACCTGGAGCCCACCAACCACGCCATCATCCAGACCCTCATGAACTCCATGGGGCCCGGGGACATGCCCCCGTCCTGCTGCGCCCCCACCCAGCTCAGCCCCATCAGCATCCTGTACATCGACTCGGGCAACAACGTGGTGTACAAGCAGTACGAGGACATGGTGGTGGAGTCCTGCGGGTGCaggtag